One genomic window of Blastocatellia bacterium includes the following:
- a CDS encoding insulinase family protein, producing the protein MLDVFTDILTNPSFPQSEVEKLQKLSISNIKEAKDDAQSAIRRYYNAYLFGNHPYARPVSGDEKSLANINREDIVKFYDNYYAPTNIILAVVGDFASAEMEKTLTNRFSGWNKKATTPIKLVEPTSVKGKKLLLIDKPDTTQTFFLIGNTGISRNNPDRVGVEIVNTLFGVRFTSLLNSELRIRTGLTYGARSSFSQNIVSGPFTISTFTQNATTEQAIDLALEILNRLHQKGITEEQLKSTKSYIKGQFAPDTLESGDQLAEVLIDLEFFGLDEKEINEFFAKIDAFTLTDAQRIIKEYFPKENLVFVLIGKSEEISNIVKKYASQIDTKKISEEGFK; encoded by the coding sequence TTGTTAGATGTTTTTACTGATATCCTAACCAATCCAAGTTTTCCACAATCAGAAGTTGAGAAACTACAAAAATTATCCATCAGTAACATTAAAGAAGCTAAAGATGATGCCCAATCAGCAATAAGGCGTTACTATAATGCTTACTTATTTGGTAATCATCCTTATGCTAGACCTGTTAGCGGGGATGAAAAATCTTTAGCTAACATTAATCGTGAAGATATAGTTAAGTTTTACGACAATTATTATGCTCCAACTAATATTATTTTAGCTGTAGTAGGTGATTTTGCTAGTGCGGAAATGGAAAAAACTTTAACTAATCGTTTTAGTGGATGGAATAAAAAAGCTACTACACCAATCAAACTAGTTGAACCTACTTCAGTTAAAGGAAAAAAACTACTTCTAATTGATAAGCCTGATACAACACAAACATTTTTCCTTATAGGTAACACAGGTATTTCTCGAAATAATCCTGATCGTGTTGGAGTAGAAATTGTTAACACTCTTTTTGGAGTGCGGTTTACCTCACTGTTAAATTCTGAACTTAGAATTAGAACAGGTCTTACCTATGGTGCAAGATCTTCATTTAGTCAAAATATAGTTAGTGGGCCTTTTACAATCTCTACTTTTACTCAAAATGCCACAACAGAGCAAGCCATTGATTTAGCATTAGAAATTCTTAATCGCCTTCATCAAAAAGGTATAACTGAAGAGCAGTTAAAATCTACAAAAAGCTATATTAAAGGTCAATTTGCTCCTGACACTTTAGAAAGTGGAGATCAGTTAGCAGAAGTTTTAATAGATTTAGAATTTTTTGGCTTAGATGAAAAAGAAATTAATGAGTTTTTCGCCAAAATTGATGCTTTTACCCTAACAGATGCACAGCGAATTATTAAAGAATACTTCCCTAAAGAAAATCTAGTTTTTGTTTTAATTGGTAAAAGCGAAGAAATCTCTAACATTGTTAAAAAATATGCTTCTCAAATAGATACTAAAAAAATTAGTGAAGAAGGTTTTAAGTAG
- a CDS encoding zf-HC2 domain-containing protein produces MNCDLIIEDLQAFLDNELQLTRRSEVQTHLQTCKDCSQMINDLKDLSSLMKSCDIPIPNLPTGQELLAKVASQSAKKQTNPFTNFLLSTYEFFFRYKAPILATATAATLIVVAFNISGVKEGRITLYSEQEKSSATSVQEKSLNQDMTKNVPVTAPAAEVPIVENKENSIATKALTTSEPLAKPQINASAGETEGALAGKVSNLDSSAIVGGVLGAKDNQPSPPPPPPPSDNPKAVSNSKVEMKPSESKEQDDLAKNNFADKKVLTEQEAKNISNESNTSEVVEVTAKEDSKDKSRDLTVQPNQSRPEIAKGKSGARPGNSIQKTEKADTSKSSSNLGMSAPASMAQPRRAETPAKVAEKVEEENRQTSKHTEITISTKDLQVVRTQLTQIAEAQKGNITLKVTDNKITSILIQVPTSNLENTLVAVRKVGKVIKENTRQRSVLVDELKERKDMDKIKSKKPEERKQLETNFSTINIVFIE; encoded by the coding sequence ATGAACTGCGACTTAATTATAGAAGATTTACAAGCATTCCTAGATAATGAGTTACAATTAACTCGTCGTAGTGAAGTACAAACACATCTACAGACTTGTAAAGATTGTAGCCAAATGATTAATGATCTTAAAGATTTGTCTAGCTTGATGAAAAGTTGTGATATTCCAATACCTAATCTACCTACAGGACAAGAATTGCTTGCTAAAGTTGCTTCTCAGTCTGCTAAGAAACAAACCAATCCCTTTACTAATTTTTTACTTTCTACATATGAATTTTTCTTTAGGTATAAAGCTCCGATCTTAGCTACTGCAACAGCCGCTACATTAATAGTTGTAGCATTTAATATTAGTGGGGTAAAAGAAGGAAGAATAACTCTTTATTCTGAGCAAGAAAAAAGTTCTGCTACATCAGTACAGGAAAAATCCTTAAATCAAGACATGACTAAAAATGTTCCTGTTACGGCTCCTGCGGCTGAAGTTCCAATAGTAGAAAATAAAGAAAACTCTATTGCTACTAAAGCCCTCACAACTTCAGAACCTTTGGCAAAACCTCAAATAAATGCTTCAGCAGGAGAAACAGAAGGAGCATTAGCAGGAAAAGTTAGTAATTTAGATAGTAGTGCAATAGTTGGAGGGGTACTTGGTGCAAAAGATAATCAACCCTCGCCACCTCCACCACCTCCACCAAGTGACAATCCTAAAGCAGTAAGTAATTCAAAAGTTGAGATGAAACCTTCTGAGAGTAAAGAACAAGATGACTTAGCAAAAAATAATTTTGCTGACAAAAAAGTTTTAACTGAACAAGAAGCTAAGAATATTTCTAATGAGTCAAACACTTCTGAAGTTGTTGAGGTTACTGCAAAAGAAGATAGTAAAGACAAAAGCAGAGATTTAACAGTTCAACCAAACCAATCAAGGCCAGAAATAGCTAAAGGAAAAAGTGGAGCAAGGCCAGGAAACTCTATACAAAAAACTGAAAAAGCAGACACAAGTAAAAGTAGTTCTAATCTTGGTATGTCTGCACCAGCATCTATGGCGCAACCACGACGAGCCGAAACACCAGCTAAAGTTGCTGAAAAAGTGGAAGAAGAGAATAGACAAACATCTAAACATACAGAAATTACTATTTCAACAAAAGATTTACAAGTTGTTAGAACACAATTAACTCAAATTGCTGAAGCTCAAAAAGGAAATATTACACTTAAAGTAACAGATAATAAAATTACATCTATTTTAATTCAAGTACCAACTAGCAATTTAGAAAATACTTTAGTAGCTGTTAGAAAAGTGGGCAAAGTAATAAAAGAAAATACTAGACAAAGGTCTGTTTTAGTTGATGAACTAAAAGAAAGAAAAGATATGGATAAAATAAAAAGTAAAAAGCCTGAAGAGAGAAAACAATTAGAAACTAATTTTTCAACAATTAATATTGTTTTTATTGAATAG
- a CDS encoding protein kinase: protein MRVCPKCFICYDDSDIMCPTDNEYLETAWPASRLIANKYLLKSMFAKGGMGVIYRAIQTELNREVAVKILSPQLLSNEKILKQFRREALAVARLDHINIVPVYDYGTLPDNFGAYLVMRLVQGKPLSEEIEDVGALPLERALHIMKQICEGVSAAHAQKVIHCDLKPDNILIENCGTSRERVQLVDFGIAKLKELTIDGTANSAITDSAIGTPQYMSPEQCCGEPLTIHTDIYSLGIIFFEMITGRVPFNSFVAVDVAQHHVRTPPPPPSRFQFGLPTALDYAVLRALAKRPSGRPDSAEKFFEELLSASGITLQPINTELSITASASTGLLTGAYNTSNSNIIENRLDSSFDVPTFDIPKANMPLVNIPEKIENLENIKDKNTRSAKNVTAQVVDNKTNPFVPFKTESKTLQNEYFFPELMILIISSNTDTTIEEILQEFGCTVISTNSTEEAWECLEKYYFNLVITEVLAPKINGWQLFAASQDLAETPVFIFITNKPNNEDCLQALEQGVEDYWGGPLSFAELQIRLRRLLQRISKDIQS, encoded by the coding sequence ATGAGGGTGTGTCCTAAATGTTTTATTTGTTATGATGACAGTGACATAATGTGTCCAACAGATAATGAGTATTTGGAAACTGCTTGGCCTGCTTCACGACTAATAGCTAATAAATATTTATTAAAGTCCATGTTTGCTAAAGGTGGTATGGGAGTAATATATCGAGCAATTCAAACAGAGCTTAATCGAGAAGTAGCAGTTAAAATCCTTTCTCCTCAATTACTTTCTAACGAAAAGATTCTTAAGCAATTTCGTAGAGAAGCCTTAGCCGTTGCTCGTTTGGATCATATTAACATTGTGCCGGTTTATGATTACGGAACATTACCAGATAATTTTGGAGCTTATCTAGTAATGCGACTAGTTCAAGGTAAACCTTTATCAGAAGAGATTGAAGATGTTGGCGCACTTCCATTAGAAAGAGCGTTGCATATTATGAAGCAAATATGTGAAGGAGTTTCCGCAGCGCATGCACAAAAAGTCATTCATTGTGACTTAAAACCTGACAATATTTTGATAGAAAATTGTGGTACATCTCGTGAAAGAGTCCAATTAGTAGATTTTGGTATTGCAAAATTAAAGGAGTTAACCATTGATGGAACAGCTAATTCAGCTATAACTGATAGCGCGATAGGTACACCACAATATATGTCTCCAGAACAATGCTGTGGTGAACCCTTAACAATACATACTGATATTTATAGTTTAGGAATTATTTTTTTTGAGATGATTACAGGACGAGTCCCTTTTAATAGTTTTGTAGCTGTAGACGTAGCTCAACATCATGTTCGTACTCCTCCCCCTCCTCCATCCCGTTTTCAATTTGGACTACCAACAGCTTTAGATTACGCAGTACTACGAGCCTTAGCTAAACGTCCTTCTGGACGACCAGATTCAGCAGAAAAATTTTTTGAAGAACTGCTTTCTGCTTCAGGAATAACACTACAACCAATTAATACAGAGCTTTCTATTACTGCATCTGCCTCAACAGGTCTTTTAACAGGTGCTTATAATACTTCTAATTCAAATATCATAGAAAATAGGCTTGACTCTTCTTTTGACGTTCCAACTTTTGATATTCCAAAAGCTAATATGCCTTTAGTAAACATACCTGAAAAAATAGAAAACTTAGAAAATATTAAAGATAAAAATACTAGATCTGCTAAAAATGTAACGGCTCAAGTAGTAGATAACAAAACAAACCCTTTTGTACCCTTTAAAACAGAGTCTAAAACTTTACAAAATGAGTATTTTTTTCCTGAACTTATGATTTTAATTATAAGTAGTAACACTGATACAACTATCGAAGAAATATTACAAGAATTTGGTTGTACAGTAATTAGCACTAATAGCACTGAGGAAGCTTGGGAATGTTTAGAGAAATACTATTTTAACTTAGTAATTACTGAAGTTTTAGCACCTAAAATTAATGGTTGGCAACTCTTTGCCGCATCTCAAGATTTAGCAGAAACACCTGTTTTTATTTTTATTACCAATAAACCAAATAATGAAGATTGTTTACAAGCTTTGGAACAAGGTGTTGAAGATTATTGGGGAGGCCCATTATCTTTTGCAGAGTTACAAATTAGATTAAGAAGATTACTCCAAAGAATTAGTAAAGATATTCAGTCATAA
- a CDS encoding peptidoglycan-binding protein, with product MQINIKSIISTIAILIALCTGVFAQDKTSTPANDEKATTIETSKTRAEYLPANVEKAQQALKAKGLYKGNITGKVDTDTKTAIKTFQEQNNLNPTGHLNKDTRKKLGIEEVSTIEKSKSSKKSKETISKDTAK from the coding sequence ATGCAAATCAATATTAAATCCATTATTTCTACTATTGCTATTTTAATTGCTCTTTGTACGGGAGTGTTTGCTCAAGACAAAACGTCTACACCAGCAAATGACGAAAAAGCTACTACAATAGAAACTTCTAAAACTAGAGCAGAATATCTACCAGCTAATGTAGAAAAAGCCCAACAAGCCTTAAAAGCTAAGGGTTTATACAAAGGCAATATAACTGGCAAAGTTGATACTGATACAAAAACAGCAATTAAAACTTTTCAAGAACAAAACAACCTAAATCCTACAGGCCATCTAAATAAAGATACTCGTAAAAAATTAGGTATTGAAGAAGTTAGCACTATAGAAAAATCAAAAAGTTCTAAGAAAAGTAAAGAAACTATTAGTAAAGACACTGCTAAGTAA
- the rsmD gene encoding 16S rRNA (guanine(966)-N(2))-methyltransferase RsmD, whose product MRVIAGLYKGHSLKTLAGLDVRPTSDRLRETLFNILAPKIANTRFLDICAGSGAVAIEALSRGASFALLIEVSKQATKVIQDNITHCKIPSNYIQITTSDALSSLKKLEKNNALFDIVYFDPPYKSSIYLPVLQYLGEVTFLSDTSIVIVEHHSKFILPEIIGQLNCYRRLKQGETELSFYEVTKYSVN is encoded by the coding sequence ATGCGAGTAATAGCAGGACTTTACAAAGGCCATAGCCTAAAAACTCTTGCTGGTTTGGATGTACGCCCAACATCTGACCGGCTAAGGGAAACTTTATTTAATATTTTAGCTCCTAAAATTGCAAATACCCGTTTTTTAGATATTTGTGCAGGCTCAGGAGCAGTAGCAATTGAAGCCCTTAGCCGAGGAGCAAGTTTTGCACTGTTAATAGAAGTTTCTAAACAGGCAACAAAAGTTATTCAAGATAATATCACTCATTGTAAAATCCCTTCAAATTACATACAAATAACTACTAGTGATGCTTTAAGCTCTCTTAAAAAACTTGAGAAAAATAATGCTCTCTTTGATATTGTTTACTTTGACCCTCCTTATAAATCATCTATCTATTTACCTGTATTGCAATATTTAGGAGAGGTCACATTTTTATCAGACACATCTATTGTTATTGTTGAACATCATAGTAAATTTATTTTACCTGAGATAATTGGGCAACTTAATTGTTACAGAAGGTTAAAACAAGGGGAAACAGAGCTTAGTTTTTATGAAGTTACTAAATACAGCGTAAACTAA
- a CDS encoding DegQ family serine endoprotease, producing MAKPKGIVVWAASGTLVLTLALIFSLVKVYGNKASNVYGNASVGILPPAKEATLPEQVVSPITLSNTFREIAKVMKPTVVNISTVQKVKGSSGFPQIPGFQFDLPGGPQSPHPFKQRGNGSGVLVTPDGYILTNNHVVGQADSIEVKLVDGRKYKGKVIGKDEFTDLAVVKIDVNSMPYASLGDSDVMEQGDWVVAIGSPFGLEQTITAGIVSAKGRYVGGNYNDFIQTDASINPGNSGGPLVNMKGQIIGINTMIFSESGGNQGIGFAIPSNLVRYVYEQLVKNGKVTRGYLGVTITEVTPEKAKGLGLNTTEGALVNDVQPDTPAAKAGIQSGDLIVSFDGKPVKDQHELTNTVAKTPVGKKAEVKFIRDGKMQTATIETAERKIGVNGREIDPEENSENEEESSGKLGISASTLNAEQAADLKIKSGVIVDKVVPASPAAEVGIQKGDVIHQINRQPIKSAADLASVMKSIKEGDTVIIQVERKGQGINFLTVTIE from the coding sequence ATGGCAAAACCAAAAGGGATAGTAGTTTGGGCAGCTAGCGGGACATTAGTTCTAACACTAGCATTAATATTTTCATTAGTAAAAGTTTATGGAAATAAAGCCTCCAATGTTTATGGGAATGCCTCTGTAGGCATATTACCTCCTGCAAAAGAAGCTACTTTACCTGAACAAGTAGTTTCACCCATAACACTTTCTAATACTTTTCGTGAAATTGCAAAAGTAATGAAACCTACTGTAGTTAATATTAGTACAGTGCAAAAAGTTAAAGGTAGTAGTGGTTTTCCGCAAATTCCTGGATTTCAGTTTGATCTTCCTGGTGGGCCTCAATCTCCGCATCCATTTAAGCAAAGAGGAAATGGATCAGGAGTTTTAGTAACTCCTGATGGTTATATTTTGACTAATAACCATGTTGTGGGTCAAGCTGACAGCATTGAAGTTAAATTAGTTGATGGGCGTAAATATAAGGGCAAAGTTATTGGTAAAGATGAATTTACTGATTTGGCTGTAGTAAAAATTGATGTCAATAGTATGCCTTACGCTAGTTTGGGTGATTCTGATGTAATGGAACAAGGTGATTGGGTAGTAGCAATAGGTTCTCCTTTTGGGCTTGAACAAACCATTACAGCAGGAATTGTTAGTGCTAAAGGTCGTTATGTAGGTGGCAACTATAATGATTTTATTCAAACAGATGCTTCTATTAATCCAGGTAATTCTGGAGGCCCGTTAGTCAATATGAAGGGTCAAATTATTGGCATCAACACTATGATTTTCTCAGAATCTGGTGGCAACCAAGGCATTGGTTTTGCAATTCCCTCTAATTTAGTTCGATATGTTTATGAGCAACTAGTTAAAAATGGAAAAGTTACTCGTGGCTACTTAGGTGTAACAATCACAGAAGTTACACCAGAAAAAGCTAAAGGTTTAGGCTTAAACACAACTGAAGGTGCTTTGGTTAACGATGTACAACCTGATACACCAGCAGCTAAAGCAGGTATTCAAAGCGGAGATTTAATTGTTAGTTTTGATGGCAAACCTGTAAAAGACCAACATGAGCTTACAAATACTGTTGCAAAAACTCCTGTAGGCAAAAAAGCAGAAGTTAAATTTATCCGGGATGGAAAAATGCAAACTGCTACCATAGAAACAGCTGAAAGAAAAATAGGTGTAAATGGCCGAGAAATTGACCCGGAAGAAAATTCTGAAAATGAAGAAGAAAGTAGCGGGAAATTAGGAATTTCTGCATCTACTCTCAATGCTGAGCAAGCAGCAGACTTAAAGATTAAAAGTGGTGTTATAGTTGATAAAGTCGTCCCTGCTAGCCCTGCCGCAGAAGTAGGTATACAAAAAGGTGATGTGATTCACCAAATCAACCGCCAACCTATTAAATCTGCTGCTGATCTTGCTAGTGTAATGAAATCCATTAAGGAAGGTGACACAGTTATTATTCAAGTTGAACGTAAAGGTCAAGGAATCAATTTCTTAACTGTAACAATTGAATAA
- a CDS encoding peptide deformylase codes for MAIQDILQLGNPILWQKSSPIIDINSSQTKNLIRDLRDTLANFHDVKGFGRAIAAPQIGVLKQMIFVNISGFSAPLINPIITWASDEKFELWDDCFSFPELMVRVSRSIKIKVDYQDNENLKNTLIAENDFAELLQHEIDHLNGVLALDRAISPQAFSTRNEWLKQKFDT; via the coding sequence GTGGCGATCCAAGATATTTTACAATTAGGAAATCCTATTTTGTGGCAAAAATCTAGTCCGATTATTGATATTAACTCTAGCCAAACAAAAAATTTAATTAGAGATCTTAGAGATACATTAGCAAATTTTCATGATGTTAAAGGATTTGGCCGTGCTATTGCCGCACCTCAAATTGGAGTTCTTAAACAAATGATTTTTGTTAATATAAGTGGTTTTTCTGCTCCACTTATTAATCCTATAATTACTTGGGCAAGTGATGAAAAATTTGAGCTTTGGGATGATTGTTTTAGTTTCCCTGAGCTAATGGTGCGCGTTTCAAGATCAATTAAAATTAAAGTAGATTATCAAGATAATGAAAACTTAAAAAATACTTTAATAGCAGAAAATGATTTTGCCGAACTCTTACAACATGAAATAGACCACTTAAATGGAGTTTTAGCCTTAGATCGGGCTATTTCTCCACAAGCTTTTTCTACTCGTAATGAATGGTTAAAACAAAAGTTTGATACTTAG
- a CDS encoding histone deacetylase: MTTAIIYHSDYLKHETGAHPERPERASLIAQEIKKVDATHYIWLSPQVAQNTDILRCHTSEHYDLVQTACKKGLGALDADTVISQDSFAVSLLASGGVLTAIDTVMSNQASNAFVIVRPPGHHATAERAMGFCLFNNVAVGARYAQQKHNLEQVLIVDWDVHHGNGTQDIFYDDNSVFYLSLHQHPHYPGTGRTSETGTNQGQGYTLNVPLSAGTSAKNYREVFDIALKTILQKTKPDLILISAGFDSHREDPLGGLMLENEDFAWLTTRLKQLAADSGHGRIVSVLEGGYNLQRLGKIALAHTEALAENNF; encoded by the coding sequence ATGACTACAGCAATTATTTATCACTCAGATTATCTTAAACATGAAACAGGCGCACATCCAGAGCGACCAGAGCGGGCATCATTAATTGCTCAAGAAATTAAGAAAGTAGATGCTACTCATTATATTTGGCTATCTCCTCAAGTTGCTCAAAATACAGATATTTTACGCTGTCACACCTCAGAACATTATGATTTAGTTCAAACGGCTTGTAAAAAAGGCTTAGGAGCTTTAGACGCTGATACAGTAATTAGCCAGGATTCTTTCGCCGTATCATTACTAGCATCAGGCGGAGTATTAACGGCTATTGATACAGTTATGAGCAATCAAGCTAGCAATGCTTTTGTTATAGTTCGTCCTCCTGGCCATCATGCCACAGCAGAAAGAGCAATGGGTTTTTGTTTATTTAATAATGTTGCTGTTGGGGCGCGGTATGCTCAACAAAAACATAATTTAGAGCAAGTTTTAATTGTAGATTGGGATGTTCACCATGGTAATGGTACTCAAGATATTTTTTATGATGATAACTCAGTTTTTTATCTTTCCTTACATCAACATCCACATTATCCAGGTACAGGAAGAACTTCTGAAACAGGAACTAATCAAGGTCAAGGCTATACGCTAAATGTTCCTTTATCGGCAGGCACTTCAGCTAAAAATTATCGAGAAGTTTTTGACATAGCATTAAAAACCATTTTACAAAAAACTAAACCAGATTTAATTTTAATCTCTGCTGGTTTTGACTCTCATAGAGAAGATCCTTTAGGCGGCTTAATGCTTGAAAATGAAGATTTTGCCTGGCTAACTACACGATTAAAGCAACTAGCTGCGGACTCTGGACATGGCAGAATTGTTTCTGTGCTTGAAGGGGGTTACAACTTACAAAGACTAGGAAAAATTGCTCTTGCACACACAGAAGCATTAGCAGAAAATAATTTTTAA
- a CDS encoding insulinase family protein — MKYFILLLLTFLLLIGSATAQTSATNSLKLPPYKKLKLDNGMTILLMEHHEVPFISFNMRIRAGSVLDPSGKEGLADITAELLRKGTKNRSSDKIASELDGVGASLFFSAQHDFSFAQSEVLKKI; from the coding sequence ATGAAATACTTTATTTTATTATTATTAACATTCTTATTACTTATAGGTTCTGCCACTGCTCAAACATCTGCTACTAACTCACTAAAACTACCTCCATATAAAAAACTTAAGCTTGATAACGGTATGACAATACTTTTAATGGAACATCATGAAGTTCCTTTTATTAGTTTTAATATGCGTATTCGCGCTGGTAGCGTTCTTGACCCAAGTGGAAAAGAAGGTTTAGCTGACATAACGGCTGAATTGTTAAGAAAAGGGACTAAAAATCGTAGTTCTGACAAAATTGCTAGTGAACTTGATGGAGTAGGAGCATCTTTGTTTTTTTCTGCTCAACACGATTTTTCCTTTGCTCAATCTGAGGTATTAAAAAAGATCTAG